Proteins encoded together in one Pelagicoccus enzymogenes window:
- a CDS encoding serine/threonine protein phosphatase: protein MQEIKDTQRAEVHIGFDGRVHKKYKGQLAKERYENEVRVLKYLEEKGCDFVPKLLEAHPDQLYIVTTNCGNIVHKISKEKEKSVFAALEAFGVRHDDAFMRNITYSPHLGKFCVIDFEFAVILETGEGLTIKEAEEARGGDYERKVED, encoded by the coding sequence ATGCAAGAGATCAAAGATACGCAAAGGGCGGAAGTCCACATCGGCTTCGACGGTCGCGTCCACAAGAAGTACAAAGGGCAGTTGGCCAAGGAGCGTTACGAGAACGAGGTGCGGGTTCTTAAGTACTTGGAGGAGAAAGGCTGCGATTTCGTGCCCAAGCTGCTGGAGGCTCATCCGGATCAGCTCTACATCGTGACCACGAACTGCGGAAACATCGTGCACAAGATCAGCAAGGAGAAGGAGAAGTCGGTTTTCGCCGCTTTGGAGGCCTTCGGAGTGCGGCACGACGACGCGTTCATGAGAAACATTACCTACAGTCCTCACTTAGGAAAGTTTTGCGTGATCGACTTCGAGTTTGCAGTGATTTTGGAGACAGGCGAAGGCCTGACCATCAAGGAGGCCGAAGAGGCCAGAGGCGGCGATTATGAGCGAAAAGTCGAAGACTGA
- the radC gene encoding RadC family protein translates to MPSSTYLTPRLADLSVSERPQERLESQGPQSLSDSELLAMILRSGSKGRNVLSVASEILQESGSLNGLLKWSDAEFRAIKGIGKVKALQLITIVEICRRVRERSPVTAPILDSPDLVFDFMRQDTQNLEIEKFWTLCLNRKNRLIKKVEVTSGTASNSLVHPREVFREAIRQGASAVICAHNHPSGDPSPSAADIKVTRQLRESAKIVGIDLLDHLVVGNPEHDPLSRGYYSFQESGLL, encoded by the coding sequence ATGCCCTCTTCAACTTACCTCACCCCGAGGCTGGCCGACTTGTCGGTCAGCGAACGCCCACAAGAACGCCTCGAAAGCCAAGGCCCCCAAAGTCTCAGCGACTCCGAGCTACTCGCCATGATCCTGCGCAGCGGCAGCAAAGGAAGAAACGTACTCAGCGTGGCCTCAGAAATCCTGCAGGAATCCGGCTCACTCAATGGGTTGCTGAAATGGAGCGACGCGGAATTTCGCGCCATCAAAGGCATCGGCAAAGTCAAAGCCCTCCAACTTATCACCATCGTTGAAATATGCCGGCGCGTACGGGAACGTTCCCCCGTAACCGCTCCCATACTGGATAGCCCGGACCTCGTATTCGATTTCATGAGACAAGACACCCAAAACCTGGAAATCGAAAAGTTCTGGACCCTATGCCTGAACCGCAAGAACCGGCTTATCAAGAAAGTCGAAGTCACTTCCGGCACCGCCAGCAACAGTCTCGTGCACCCGCGCGAAGTATTCCGCGAAGCCATTCGCCAAGGAGCTTCCGCCGTGATCTGCGCCCACAATCATCCCAGCGGCGACCCCTCTCCCAGCGCCGCGGACATCAAGGTCACTCGACAACTGCGCGAGTCCGCAAAGATCGTCGGCATCGACCTTCTCGACCATCTTGTAGTTGGAAACCCAGAACACGACCCGCTTTCCCGTGGATATTACAGCTTTCAAGAATCTGGTCTGCTCTGA
- a CDS encoding acetyl-CoA carboxylase carboxyltransferase subunit alpha — protein sequence MDNNYALDFEQPLRGLIEQMEHLHQLSAENNIDLSKEIRAIEKKIAETKKSIYSNLTPWQRVQLARHPQRPYAYDYIERIFTGFQELHGDRAFRDDRAIIGGTAFLNGESVMVIAQHKGRTTREKLKHNFGSPYPEGYRKALRLMKMADKFDMPIITFVDTQGAYPGVASEERHVSEAIAVNLREMSLMGSPIISTVIGEGGSGGALGIAVANKILILENAYYSVISPEGCAAILWKDRAKAPEAAKALKFGATEIEKLGIVDGVVKEPVGGAHNDPDGAAATLKEAIEAQLAELKKLTPEERIEQRYARFRKIGVTDEDIADGKIVPIKEAAS from the coding sequence ATGGACAACAACTACGCACTAGACTTCGAACAGCCGCTTCGCGGACTAATCGAGCAGATGGAGCACTTGCACCAGCTGTCCGCTGAAAACAATATCGACCTGTCTAAGGAGATCCGGGCAATCGAGAAGAAGATAGCCGAGACCAAGAAGTCCATCTACAGCAACCTGACTCCTTGGCAGCGCGTCCAGCTGGCTCGCCACCCGCAGCGCCCCTACGCCTACGACTACATCGAGCGCATCTTCACCGGATTCCAAGAGCTGCACGGCGACCGCGCCTTCCGCGACGACCGCGCCATCATCGGCGGCACCGCCTTCCTCAACGGCGAATCCGTCATGGTCATCGCCCAACACAAGGGCCGCACCACCCGCGAAAAGCTCAAGCACAACTTTGGCAGCCCCTACCCAGAAGGCTACCGCAAGGCCCTGCGCCTCATGAAGATGGCCGACAAGTTCGACATGCCCATCATCACTTTCGTTGACACTCAAGGCGCCTACCCCGGCGTCGCCTCCGAGGAACGCCACGTATCCGAGGCCATCGCCGTCAACCTCCGCGAGATGAGCCTCATGGGCTCTCCCATCATTTCCACCGTCATCGGCGAGGGCGGATCCGGCGGAGCCCTCGGCATCGCCGTCGCCAACAAGATCCTCATCCTCGAGAACGCCTACTACTCCGTCATCTCCCCTGAAGGCTGCGCCGCTATCCTGTGGAAGGATCGGGCCAAGGCCCCCGAAGCCGCCAAGGCCCTCAAGTTCGGCGCCACCGAAATCGAAAAGCTCGGTATCGTGGACGGCGTGGTCAAGGAGCCCGTCGGAGGCGCCCACAACGACCCCGACGGAGCTGCCGCAACGCTTAAGGAAGCCATTGAAGCCCAGCTTGCAGAGCTCAAGAAACTCACCCCCGAGGAGCGCATCGAACAACGTTACGCTCGCTTCCGCAAAATCGGAGTGACCGACGAAGATATCGCCGACGGCAAGATCGTGCCCATCAAAGAAGCCGCCTCCTGA
- a CDS encoding HDOD domain-containing protein, producing MNTISPAELKEAAKLLPSSPRIFGKLSKLLRDPMTDLCDITDLVNADSALTASVLRLSNSALYSLGTSVDTLDEAINRIGFRELFKLVGFAASQQLFAEHNRVYNISGSQLWENSLACGIGMEVMARKVGLDDQEAYTIGLLRNMGKMVLDYCVKDDPQYPGYNTESNLPLIDWEQNNFGITNPNVAGFILLSWNFTEETCQTIQHQYTPKEAQRHFPLIHLLNLSNCIAERIGKGLHGESSYWKNWQDHLPRTGLSVDEFKESVAEIKSSLDRVVASF from the coding sequence ATGAACACAATCTCTCCCGCCGAGCTCAAGGAAGCCGCTAAACTGCTGCCCTCCTCTCCACGCATCTTCGGCAAATTGAGCAAGCTGCTGCGTGATCCGATGACGGACCTTTGCGACATCACGGATCTGGTGAATGCCGACTCCGCCCTCACCGCCAGCGTGCTGCGCCTCAGCAACAGCGCGCTCTACTCCCTCGGCACCTCCGTAGACACCCTCGACGAAGCCATCAACCGCATCGGTTTCCGTGAGCTCTTCAAGCTCGTCGGCTTCGCCGCCTCCCAGCAACTTTTCGCCGAGCACAACCGCGTGTACAACATCTCCGGCTCCCAGCTGTGGGAAAACTCGCTCGCTTGCGGCATCGGCATGGAAGTAATGGCCCGCAAGGTCGGACTCGACGACCAAGAAGCCTACACCATCGGGCTACTGCGCAACATGGGCAAGATGGTCCTGGATTACTGCGTCAAAGACGACCCTCAGTATCCGGGCTACAATACGGAATCTAACCTGCCGCTCATCGACTGGGAGCAAAACAACTTCGGAATCACGAACCCGAACGTGGCCGGATTCATCCTGCTCTCCTGGAACTTCACCGAGGAGACCTGCCAAACCATCCAACACCAATACACCCCCAAGGAGGCTCAAAGGCATTTCCCGCTCATCCACTTGCTGAACCTATCGAACTGCATCGCGGAACGCATCGGCAAAGGACTGCACGGCGAGTCTTCCTACTGGAAGAACTGGCAAGATCACCTGCCGCGCACTGGCTTGTCGGTCGACGAATTCAAAGAAAGCGTCGCCGAGATCAAGTCGTCCCTCGATCGCGTCGTCGCCAGCTTCTGA
- a CDS encoding tetratricopeptide repeat protein — translation MGEFQKAPISNIVEDATFDFTMGDAETGIAKLQAALAESPDAFEAWHALCEIFYSEKRYDEALEAAEKAHGLRPDDLYVNTSLSRIWLEKGSKEKAEHFGAQARMASWKDQIQNPDAHADQADLS, via the coding sequence ATGGGCGAATTCCAAAAAGCACCGATCTCAAACATCGTCGAGGACGCGACCTTCGACTTCACTATGGGAGACGCAGAAACCGGCATCGCCAAGCTGCAAGCCGCCCTTGCCGAGTCCCCCGACGCCTTCGAAGCATGGCACGCCCTCTGCGAAATCTTCTACTCGGAGAAACGCTACGACGAGGCCCTCGAAGCGGCAGAGAAAGCCCATGGGCTTCGCCCGGACGACCTCTACGTAAACACCAGCCTTTCAAGAATTTGGCTCGAAAAAGGATCCAAGGAGAAAGCCGAGCACTTCGGAGCCCAAGCCCGCATGGCCAGCTGGAAGGACCAAATCCAAAATCCCGACGCCCACGCGGACCAAGCAGACCTCTCCTAG
- a CDS encoding nucleoside 2-deoxyribosyltransferase encodes MNRKKVYLAGGLFDLRHLAGNAKLGEQVGVQSGGRYEAYLPQDYEPESLGAKAIRDSDFKGLLDCDAAIFQYDGTELDSGTVVEFMAAKFADIPSLLLRTDFRRGGDRNEEPWNLMCSFYPRTVSLVADAMHLYVESGHEQCGGVLAADKAFVTLGKRVVEKLDEVMALPPVDLEGVSRREGLEKLLGV; translated from the coding sequence ATGAATAGGAAAAAAGTATACCTAGCGGGCGGCCTGTTTGACCTGCGTCACCTTGCGGGCAATGCGAAGCTCGGCGAGCAAGTCGGAGTTCAGTCAGGCGGGCGTTACGAAGCGTATTTGCCGCAGGACTACGAACCCGAGTCTCTGGGCGCGAAGGCGATTCGCGACAGCGACTTCAAGGGGTTGCTCGATTGTGATGCGGCGATATTTCAATATGACGGCACTGAGTTGGACTCTGGTACGGTGGTAGAGTTTATGGCGGCGAAGTTTGCGGATATTCCGAGTTTGCTGCTACGAACCGACTTTCGTCGAGGCGGCGATCGTAACGAAGAGCCTTGGAATCTGATGTGTAGTTTTTATCCGCGTACGGTATCGCTGGTAGCGGATGCAATGCACTTGTATGTGGAAAGTGGGCACGAACAGTGCGGAGGTGTCCTTGCGGCGGACAAGGCCTTCGTGACGCTCGGCAAGCGGGTCGTTGAAAAGTTGGACGAAGTGATGGCGCTGCCACCGGTCGACCTCGAAGGGGTAAGTCGACGCGAGGGCTTGGAAAAATTGTTAGGAGTTTAG
- a CDS encoding glutaredoxin domain-containing protein translates to MKQVEVYGSQLCPYCHKAKAFLKKHKIPFKWKEVAMVAGVKLPTSNFKEMKRRSSGQTTVPQIFVDGKHYGDEDTLFADERSGRLDTVFR, encoded by the coding sequence ATGAAGCAGGTAGAAGTTTATGGCAGCCAGCTTTGCCCTTATTGCCACAAGGCCAAGGCCTTCCTGAAAAAGCACAAGATCCCTTTCAAGTGGAAGGAAGTCGCGATGGTAGCTGGCGTGAAATTGCCTACCAGCAACTTCAAGGAGATGAAACGTCGCTCCAGCGGACAGACGACTGTGCCGCAAATTTTCGTAGACGGGAAGCATTACGGAGACGAAGATACGCTTTTCGCGGACGAACGTAGCGGCAGGTTGGATACAGTCTTCCGGTAG
- a CDS encoding glutamine synthetase beta-grasp domain-containing protein: MAKYKFEYIWLDGYTPVPNLRGKTRLGNEAPKTIEDLPLWGFDGSSTQQAEGSSSDCVLKPVKFYPDAARGDNAYIVLCEVMMPDGETPHPSNHRATIIDDEDTWFGLEQEYFLYEDGRPLGWPKDGYPSPQGEYYCGVGNQNVGSIAREIVEEHLDLCLAAGINHEGINGEVAKGQWEFQVFSKGSKNCADDIWAARYLLMRLCEKYEIDVEWHCKPFQGDWNGSGMHCNFSTKFMREVGGKEYFLKLMDAFEKNKDEHIAAYGPDNHLRLTGLHETQSIDKFSWGVADRGASIRVPHSFVKNDAYKGYLEDRRPNSQGDPYQICSRVLKTIAEVPTS, translated from the coding sequence ATGGCTAAATATAAATTCGAATACATCTGGCTCGACGGCTACACGCCCGTGCCAAATCTTCGTGGAAAAACCCGCCTCGGCAACGAAGCGCCCAAGACCATCGAGGATCTCCCTCTCTGGGGCTTTGACGGCAGCTCGACCCAACAGGCGGAAGGCAGCAGCTCTGACTGCGTGCTCAAGCCAGTAAAGTTTTACCCAGACGCAGCTCGCGGAGACAATGCCTACATCGTTCTCTGTGAAGTTATGATGCCAGATGGCGAAACGCCACACCCAAGCAACCACCGCGCGACCATCATCGACGACGAGGACACCTGGTTCGGTCTCGAGCAAGAGTACTTCCTCTACGAAGACGGACGTCCACTCGGTTGGCCAAAGGACGGCTACCCATCCCCACAAGGTGAATACTACTGTGGCGTTGGAAACCAAAACGTTGGCAGCATCGCTCGCGAAATCGTTGAAGAGCACCTCGACCTTTGCTTGGCAGCTGGCATCAACCACGAAGGCATCAACGGCGAAGTCGCCAAGGGCCAGTGGGAATTCCAGGTTTTCTCCAAGGGTTCCAAGAACTGCGCGGACGACATCTGGGCAGCTCGCTACCTCCTCATGCGCCTCTGCGAAAAGTACGAGATCGACGTAGAGTGGCACTGTAAGCCTTTCCAAGGCGACTGGAACGGTTCCGGCATGCACTGCAACTTCTCCACCAAGTTCATGCGCGAAGTTGGCGGCAAGGAGTACTTCCTCAAGCTCATGGATGCCTTCGAAAAGAACAAGGACGAGCACATCGCAGCTTACGGTCCAGACAACCACCTCCGTCTCACCGGTCTCCACGAAACACAGTCCATCGACAAGTTCTCTTGGGGTGTTGCTGACCGTGGAGCTTCCATCCGCGTGCCACACAGCTTCGTCAAGAACGACGCTTACAAGGGCTACCTCGAAGACCGCCGTCCAAACTCGCAAGGCGACCCATACCAAATCTGCTCTCGCGTCCTCAAGACGATCGCAGAGGTTCCAACTTCGTAA
- the queA gene encoding tRNA preQ1(34) S-adenosylmethionine ribosyltransferase-isomerase QueA: MDSSLFDYHLPEDRIAQEPAAQRDASRLLVVHREERRIEHRHFSDLPDYLGDGDSLFRNNARVLPARLFAQRPTGGAAECLLLRPASNDGLEWWTLLRPGKKLPVGSSFARDGYFQAFVEEKNDNAEYRVRFELANHSSVAALADELGKMPLPPYIARERSDQRDEADKERYQTIYASAEKSVAAAAPTAGLHFTPKIVAQLEAQGATFHDLALHVGMGTFKPLQTERIEDHQIHREIYEISESTQSALRDDSGRRKVCIGTTSVRSVEDYLAKSDRIVPGNFVSEAAIFIYPPRQFLGVDALITNFHQPNSTLLCLVSAFLDPHGTSGIDWLKAIYAEAIERKYRFLSYGDAMLIL, translated from the coding sequence ATGGACAGCTCTCTCTTCGACTACCACCTTCCCGAGGACCGCATCGCCCAAGAGCCAGCGGCCCAACGCGACGCGTCCCGCCTGCTCGTAGTCCATCGCGAGGAGCGCCGCATCGAACATCGACACTTCTCCGACCTGCCCGATTACCTCGGAGACGGAGACTCGCTTTTCCGCAACAACGCTCGCGTCCTGCCAGCACGGCTTTTCGCCCAGCGACCTACCGGTGGAGCGGCCGAGTGCTTGCTGCTCCGGCCAGCCTCCAACGACGGCCTCGAGTGGTGGACCCTCCTTCGCCCCGGGAAGAAGCTTCCCGTCGGCTCCTCTTTCGCTCGCGACGGCTACTTCCAGGCCTTCGTCGAGGAAAAGAACGACAACGCAGAATACCGCGTCCGCTTCGAGCTCGCCAACCACAGCTCCGTTGCAGCTCTCGCCGACGAGCTCGGAAAAATGCCGCTCCCTCCCTACATCGCCCGCGAAAGGTCCGACCAACGCGACGAAGCCGACAAGGAGCGATACCAAACCATCTACGCCTCTGCCGAAAAATCCGTAGCCGCCGCAGCCCCTACTGCTGGCCTGCACTTTACCCCCAAGATCGTCGCCCAACTCGAAGCGCAAGGGGCCACCTTTCACGACCTGGCCCTGCACGTGGGCATGGGCACCTTCAAGCCGCTGCAGACCGAGCGCATCGAGGACCACCAAATCCATCGCGAAATCTACGAAATCTCGGAATCCACCCAGTCCGCCCTGCGCGACGACAGCGGACGCCGCAAGGTCTGCATAGGCACCACCAGCGTGCGCAGCGTCGAAGACTACCTCGCCAAAAGCGACCGCATCGTTCCCGGCAACTTCGTAAGCGAAGCCGCCATCTTCATCTACCCGCCAAGACAGTTTCTCGGAGTCGACGCCCTCATCACCAATTTCCACCAGCCAAACTCCACCTTGCTCTGCCTCGTATCCGCCTTTCTCGATCCCCACGGCACGAGCGGAATCGATTGGCTGAAAGCCATTTACGCGGAAGCGATCGAACGAAAATACCGTTTCCTCAGCTACGGAGACGCCATGCTCATCCTTTGA
- a CDS encoding GNAT family N-acetyltransferase, whose product MVQKTRLGFSRERAGQLFRLWGDVWPEAVEGPLEESLEHFFLDRSADERGQAGSERFHLIEGDAEILAVARSFVRYVKFDADDGQWPVLALAGVCSSPDKRGRGFGRLVVEDAFSRLGPKLPWCLFQTGVPEFYEKLGAVRVDNAFFNSDAEDTQANPWWDPHVMVLSAQEKWPEGRVDLCGPAY is encoded by the coding sequence GTGGTTCAGAAAACGCGACTTGGATTTTCTCGTGAGAGGGCGGGACAGCTTTTCCGGCTATGGGGTGACGTTTGGCCGGAAGCGGTCGAGGGCCCGTTGGAGGAAAGCCTTGAGCATTTCTTTCTCGACCGATCTGCGGACGAGCGAGGGCAAGCGGGGAGCGAACGGTTTCACTTGATCGAAGGGGACGCGGAAATTTTGGCTGTGGCTCGGAGCTTTGTCAGGTACGTCAAGTTTGACGCGGACGATGGGCAATGGCCAGTGTTGGCTCTGGCTGGCGTCTGTTCCAGTCCGGACAAGCGAGGCCGCGGATTTGGCCGCTTGGTGGTGGAAGATGCGTTTTCCCGGCTCGGACCCAAACTTCCTTGGTGCTTGTTCCAGACGGGAGTTCCGGAGTTCTACGAGAAGTTGGGAGCGGTGCGGGTTGACAACGCGTTCTTCAATTCGGATGCGGAAGACACGCAAGCGAACCCGTGGTGGGACCCGCATGTGATGGTGTTGAGCGCCCAGGAGAAATGGCCCGAGGGACGGGTTGACTTGTGTGGGCCTGCCTATTGA
- a CDS encoding PP2C family protein-serine/threonine phosphatase: MSEKSKTENEDEKEEALSLSWTGLTHPGRYRKNNEDAFLAVTFNSEGMQYLGKSGTADMDRGDFVFAVSDGMGGANAGEFASRVAVQKIAELLPKTFKLGAYGLQRGFTDILTELFQRIHKEMTQMSVYYEECRGMGATLSLGWMSPGWMHFCHIGDSRIYYFPKDGGSRQLTEDHTHVGWLFRSGKINEREARTHGERNLLQQVLGGKCLKIDPQVGSVGIESGDRFVFCSDGVTDGIWDRRVEELIRNPPPRFADLQPANRLVQDALEESGRDNITAVVVEVQ; this comes from the coding sequence ATGAGCGAAAAGTCGAAGACTGAAAACGAGGACGAAAAGGAAGAAGCGCTATCGCTTTCTTGGACGGGATTGACCCATCCGGGGCGTTACCGGAAGAACAATGAAGATGCCTTCTTGGCAGTTACCTTCAATTCCGAAGGCATGCAGTATCTGGGCAAGAGCGGCACGGCGGACATGGATCGCGGTGACTTCGTTTTTGCGGTCAGCGACGGGATGGGAGGTGCGAACGCCGGCGAGTTCGCGAGTCGCGTTGCGGTACAGAAAATAGCAGAGCTTCTGCCCAAGACCTTTAAGCTGGGAGCCTATGGCTTGCAGCGAGGCTTTACGGACATCTTGACCGAGCTTTTTCAACGTATCCACAAGGAAATGACGCAAATGTCGGTCTACTACGAGGAATGTCGCGGCATGGGCGCGACCTTGAGCCTCGGATGGATGTCGCCAGGCTGGATGCATTTCTGCCACATTGGCGACAGTCGCATCTACTATTTCCCAAAGGACGGCGGTAGTCGTCAGCTCACCGAGGACCACACGCATGTGGGCTGGCTGTTTCGGTCGGGCAAGATCAACGAACGCGAAGCTCGCACGCATGGCGAACGCAATTTGCTGCAGCAGGTTTTGGGCGGAAAGTGCCTCAAGATCGATCCGCAAGTTGGCTCGGTAGGCATCGAGTCGGGCGACCGTTTCGTTTTTTGCTCGGATGGCGTCACGGACGGAATCTGGGATCGTCGCGTGGAGGAACTTATTCGCAACCCGCCGCCGCGTTTTGCTGACTTGCAACCAGCGAATCGCCTGGTGCAAGACGCGCTCGAGGAATCGGGGCGCGACAATATCACGGCAGTCGTAGTGGAGGTTCAGTAG
- the ilvB gene encoding biosynthetic-type acetolactate synthase large subunit, which yields MSANQDLKPSPDKTAATQQMNGADVVVEALIREGVDVIFAYPGGASLEMHQSLAKRKDDIRTILPRHEQGGSFAAEGYARVTGKAGVCMATSGPGATNLMTAIADAFMDSTPLVCITGQVYSKFIGKAAFQETDFFGMTLPVVKHSYLVLDPNDLPKIMKEAFKIATTGRPGPVVVDIPKDVQQAKVNPVWLSDEEVPYREAKLPQKASDRELENVLNLIEDAKRPVIYFGGGVVAAEAHKELTEFAERTGIPVASTLMGAGSFPETHPLSLKWFGMHGSAYGNWAVHQSDLLLTFGARFDDRITGEVSKFAPQAEIVHIDVDPSEHNKNKIVHHPIVSDIKHALGRMNELMDQKGFKKPNLEAWQNQCAEWKRDYPFSYNESEHIVPQHAVEVLMELTKGEAIITTGVGQHQMFAAQFYDFNHPRSLISSLGLGSMGYGYPSALGAKVARPERHVIDIDGDGSFAMNVQELATAKIEKIAAKAMILNNQHLGMVVQWEDRFYNSVRGNTILGDENNIGTPENLGGLYPDYVKIAEGFGLPGRRVHKKSELRDAIQEMLDSEEAFVLDIITPYDEHVLPMIPAGGTVDQMIVR from the coding sequence ATGAGCGCAAATCAAGATCTCAAACCTTCCCCTGACAAGACCGCTGCTACGCAACAAATGAACGGTGCCGACGTCGTCGTCGAGGCGCTGATCCGCGAAGGCGTCGACGTCATCTTCGCCTACCCAGGCGGAGCTTCGCTCGAGATGCACCAATCCCTCGCCAAGCGCAAGGACGACATCCGCACCATCCTTCCTCGCCACGAGCAAGGCGGTTCCTTCGCAGCGGAGGGGTACGCTCGCGTCACCGGCAAAGCGGGCGTCTGCATGGCCACTTCAGGCCCCGGAGCCACCAACCTCATGACCGCCATCGCCGATGCGTTCATGGACAGCACGCCGCTCGTTTGCATAACCGGCCAAGTCTATTCAAAGTTCATCGGCAAGGCAGCCTTCCAAGAGACCGACTTCTTCGGCATGACGCTCCCCGTCGTCAAGCACAGCTACCTCGTGCTCGACCCGAATGACCTGCCGAAGATCATGAAGGAAGCCTTCAAGATCGCCACCACCGGACGCCCCGGCCCAGTCGTGGTGGACATCCCCAAGGACGTCCAGCAAGCCAAGGTCAATCCCGTTTGGCTCAGCGACGAAGAGGTTCCCTACCGCGAAGCGAAGCTCCCCCAAAAGGCTAGCGACCGCGAGCTTGAGAACGTGCTCAATCTCATCGAAGACGCCAAGCGTCCGGTCATCTACTTCGGTGGCGGCGTAGTAGCGGCAGAAGCGCACAAGGAACTCACCGAATTCGCGGAGCGCACCGGCATTCCCGTAGCGTCGACCCTGATGGGCGCCGGTTCCTTCCCCGAAACCCATCCGCTTTCCCTCAAGTGGTTCGGCATGCACGGTTCCGCCTACGGAAACTGGGCCGTCCATCAAAGCGACCTGCTCCTCACTTTCGGAGCTCGCTTCGACGACCGCATCACCGGCGAAGTATCCAAATTCGCGCCACAAGCAGAGATCGTCCACATCGACGTCGATCCCTCCGAGCACAACAAGAACAAGATCGTCCACCACCCCATCGTCTCGGACATCAAGCACGCCCTCGGCCGCATGAACGAGTTGATGGACCAAAAGGGTTTCAAGAAACCAAACCTCGAAGCTTGGCAAAACCAGTGCGCGGAATGGAAGCGCGACTACCCGTTTTCCTACAACGAGAGCGAACACATCGTACCGCAGCACGCCGTCGAGGTGCTCATGGAGCTCACGAAGGGCGAAGCCATCATCACCACAGGCGTCGGCCAACACCAGATGTTCGCCGCCCAATTCTACGATTTCAACCACCCACGTAGCCTCATCTCCTCCCTCGGACTCGGTTCCATGGGATACGGTTACCCCTCCGCCCTCGGAGCCAAGGTCGCTCGCCCGGAACGCCACGTCATCGACATCGACGGCGACGGCTCCTTCGCGATGAACGTGCAAGAACTCGCCACCGCCAAGATCGAGAAGATCGCCGCTAAGGCCATGATCCTCAACAACCAGCACCTGGGCATGGTGGTACAGTGGGAAGACCGTTTCTACAACAGCGTTCGCGGCAACACCATACTCGGCGACGAGAACAATATCGGCACTCCCGAAAATCTCGGCGGACTCTATCCAGACTACGTCAAGATCGCTGAAGGCTTCGGTCTTCCCGGTCGCCGCGTGCACAAGAAGAGCGAGCTGCGGGATGCGATCCAGGAGATGCTCGACAGCGAGGAAGCCTTCGTACTCGACATCATCACCCCTTACGACGAGCACGTGCTCCCAATGATCCCCGCCGGCGGTACCGTCGACCAGATGATCGTCCGCTAA
- a CDS encoding acyl-CoA thioesterase — MAFDYVLERELAFNETDMAGIAHFSNFFRWMEVAEHGFLKSLGVDPVVQDRDKFWGWPRVRASCEYHSPLRYGDCFEVHLFVKEIKQKSVVYFFRIRKREADGSYIAVARAEMTSVYAGFDVPSQSMAALDLEQDLLGKLEEAPAELMKSARNQRPA, encoded by the coding sequence ATGGCTTTCGACTACGTTCTAGAGCGGGAACTTGCTTTCAATGAGACGGATATGGCGGGTATCGCCCACTTCTCAAATTTCTTCCGTTGGATGGAAGTCGCGGAGCATGGTTTCTTGAAATCCCTCGGAGTTGATCCCGTGGTGCAGGATCGGGACAAGTTCTGGGGCTGGCCGCGCGTGAGGGCGAGCTGCGAGTACCATTCGCCCCTGCGTTATGGCGATTGCTTCGAGGTGCATTTGTTCGTGAAGGAGATCAAGCAGAAGTCGGTGGTCTACTTTTTTCGAATTCGTAAACGTGAGGCGGACGGCAGCTACATCGCGGTAGCGAGAGCGGAAATGACCTCGGTCTACGCGGGCTTCGACGTGCCGAGCCAGTCCATGGCTGCCTTGGATCTCGAGCAGGACCTGCTCGGAAAGCTGGAGGAAGCGCCGGCCGAGCTGATGAAGTCGGCTCGCAACCAGCGTCCTGCTTGA